One segment of Manihot esculenta cultivar AM560-2 chromosome 4, M.esculenta_v8, whole genome shotgun sequence DNA contains the following:
- the LOC110613252 gene encoding ABC transporter G family member 28 isoform X2 yields MIPLAYVTPMFCRYNYQLPAGKPNHSCGGADIWADILSSREIFCPKGSYCPSTIQKLSCSSGYYCRTGSTSQAGCFRLATCDPKSSNQNITAYGIMIFAGLSFLLLIIYNCSDQVLATRERREAKTREKAVQSVRETVQAREKWKDIAKKHAIDLQSQLSRTFSRATSAKKADVVKGTGQAKPGTDAALQSISGASSSAPTKGKKKDKNNLTNMLHEIEANPEGHEGFNLEIGDKNIKKHAPKGKQLQTQSQMFRYAYGQIEKEKAMQEQNKNLTFSGVISMTNDIEIRKRPTIEISFKDLSITLKRKKRHLLRGVTGKLSPGKVSAVMGPSGAGKTTFLSALTGKATGCQVSGTVLVNGKAEPIQAYKKIIGFVPQDDIVHGNLTVEENLWFSARCRLSADLPKPERVLVVERVIESLGLQPVRDSLVGTVEKRGISGGQRKRVNVGLEMVMEPSLLILDEPTSGLDSSSSLLLIRALRREALEGVNICMVVHQPSYTLFSMFDDLILLAKGGLTAYHGPVKKVEEYFAGLGITVPERSNPPDYFIDILEGIVKPSSDVNYKQLPVRWMLHNGYPVPMDMLQSIDGPEASGDSTNDANPSEAGSEPQSFAGEFWQDVKTNVELKKDNIESNITTTDDKSNRKTPDVFQQYRYFLGRICKQRLREARTQAVDFLILLLAGICLGTLAKVSDETFGVIGYTYTVIAVSLLCKIAALRSFSLDKLHYWRESASGMSSMAYFLAKDTVDHFNTLVKPLVYLSMFYFFNNPRSSFTDNYAVLICLVYCVSGIAYALAILFEPGPAQLWSVLVPVVLTLIATQGEDREDSNFVKKLSDFCYTKWALEAFVIANAKRYYGVWLITRCGSLMESGYDLNHWYRCLIFLVIFGLGSRIIAFFIMVTFQKK; encoded by the exons GCCCAATCACAGTTGCGGGGGAGCAGATATTTGGGCTGATATTTTGAGTAGTAGAGAGATATTTTGTCCAAAAGGATCATATTGTCCATCCACAATCCAGAAGCTTTCTTGCAGTAGTGG ATATTACTGCAGGACTGGTTCTACATCTCAAGCAG GGTGTTTTCGGTTGGCAACTTGTGATCcaaaatcatcaaatcaaaatatcACTGCATATGGCATCATGATTTTT GCTGGATTGAGTTTTCTGCTACTTATTATTTATAACTGTTCTGATCAAGTTCTTGCTACTCGAGAAAGAAGAGAAGCAAAAACTAGGGAGAAAGCAGTTCAAAGTGTGAGAGAAACAGTTCAAGCACGTGAAAAATGGAAGGATATTGCCAAAAAGCATGCAATTGACCTGCAAAGTCAATTATCACGCACATTTTCTCGTGCAACATCTGCAAAAAAAGCTGATGTTGTGAAGGGTACTGGTCAAGCTAAACCTGGAACGGATGCTGCCTTGCAATCCATTTCTGGAGCCAGTTCATCTGCACCaacaaaaggaaagaaaaaggacaaaaataacctaacaaaTATGCTGCATGAAATTGAAGCTAACCCTGAGGGTCATGAAGGCTTCAATCTGGAGATTGgagataaaaatatcaaaaagcaTGCACCAAAGGGTAAACAGTTGCAGACTCAGAGTCAAATGTTCAGGTATGCATATGGACAGATCGAGAAGGAAAAGGCTATGCAGGAGCAGAATAAGAACTTGACCTTCTCTGGGGTCATTTCCATGACTAATGATATTGAAATCAGGAAAAGGCCTACGATTGAGATTAGTTTTAAGGACCTAAGCATCACTTTGAAACGTAAAAAAAGACATCTGCTAAGGGGTGTGACGGGGAAATTATCACCTGggaaagtttctgctgtcatGGGCCCATCTGGGGCTGGAAAAACGACATTTCTTTCTGCTTTGACTGGAAAAGCAACTGGGTGCCAGGTGTCCGGTACGGTTCTTGTAAATGGCAAGGCAGAGCCAATCCAAGCGTACAAGAAAATCATTGGTTTTGTGCCTCAGGATGATATTGTGCACGGAAACTTGACGGTGGAGGAGAATCTCTGGTTCAGTGCAAGGTGCAG ACTCTCTGCTGATCTACCAAAACCAGAAAGGGTTTTAGTTGTTGAAAGAGTCATTGAGTCCTTAGGACTGCAGCCAGTGCGGGATTCTCTGGTTGGGACAGTGGAGAAGAGAGGAATCTCTGGAGGTCAAAGAAAACGAGTAAATGTTGGGCTAGAAATGGTTATGGAACCTTCACTTCTGATATTAGATGAACCCACATCTGGTTTGGACAGTTCATCTTCCCTTTTACTGATTAGAGCTCTTCGACGTGAAGCTCTTGAGGGAGTAAATATTTGCATGGTTGTCCACCAACCAAG CTATACATTGTTCAGCATGTTTGATGATTTGATACTTCTGGCAAAGGGTGGCCTGACAGCATATCATGGACCAGTAAAGAAAGTTGAAGAGTACTTTGCTGGCCTTGGGATTACTGTACCTGAGCGTTCAAATCCTCCAGATTACTTCATTGACATCTTGGAGGGGATAGTAAAACCTAGCTCTGATGTGAACTACAAACAGCTTCCAGTTAGATGGATGCTTCATAATGGCTACCCAGTTCCTATGGATATGCTGCAGAGTATTGATGGACCGGAAGCCTCAGGTGATTCAACTAATGATGCTAATCCAAGTGAAGCTGGATCTGAACCACAGTCTTTTGCCGGAGAGTTTTGGCAGGATGTGAAGACTAATGTTGAGTTGAAGAAAGACAATATAGAAAGCAATATCACAACCACAGATGACAAATCCAACCGGAAAACCCCTGATGTTTTTCAGCAGTACAGATATTTCCTGGGGAG GATTTGCAAACAGCGGCTAAGAGAAGCAAGAACACAGGCAGTAgattttttgattttattacTAGCAGGAATATGCTTAGGAACATTAGCTAAAGTGAGCGATGAAACTTTTGGAGTGATTGGTTACACATATACTGTCATTGCAGTCT CTCTACTCTGCAAGATCGCAGCTTTGAGATCATTTTCTTTGGATAAGCTACATTATTGGAGAGAAAGTGCTTCTGGCATGAGCAGCATGGCTTATTTTCTTGCAAAGGATACTGTTGATCATTTCAACACACTTGTCAAGCCACTAGTGTACCTATCAATGTTCTACTTCTTCAACAATCCAAGATCATCGTTCACAGATAATTATGCAGTTCTCATTTGTCTGGTGTATTGTGTGAGTGGGATAGCTTATGCATTAGCCATTCTCTTCGAGCCAGGTCCAGCTCAACTT TGGTCAGTGCTTGTTCCAGTTGTTTTGACCTTAATAGCAACTCAAGGTGAAGACCGTGAAGACAGTAACTTTGTTAAGAAACTATCAGACTTTTGTTACACTAAATGGGCATTGGAGGCATTTGTCATAGCAAATGCTAAAAG ATATTATGGTGTATGGCTGATAACGCGATGTGGTTCGCTTATGGAAAGTGGTTATGATCTCAATCATTGGTATCGTTGCTTAATCTTCCTCGTTATTTTCGGCTTAGGTAGTCGTATTATTGCCTTTTTTATCATGGTCACCTTCCAAAAGAAGTAA